One genomic segment of Cerasicoccus sp. TK19100 includes these proteins:
- a CDS encoding gamma-glutamyl-gamma-aminobutyrate hydrolase family protein — protein MRPLIGITSPTNADPFAMLCLALAVRLGGGKPVKLSAKRPYREMHVDGLLLGGGVDIFPELYQETAREDRRYDRLRDELEVYWLKLAQEKRLPVLAICRGAQLMNVVHGGNLHMEVKSAYEDADYPSGVWAATFFRKPIKLTTGSKFQRLMDTDELMVNSIHKQAIANVGEGLTAVAREPNGVIQAIEDESRPFYLGVQFHPEFLIYQERYRRIFKALVQAAKADTDSQ, from the coding sequence ATGCGCCCTCTAATCGGCATCACCAGCCCCACCAACGCAGATCCATTTGCCATGCTTTGCCTGGCGCTGGCTGTGCGGTTAGGCGGAGGTAAGCCGGTGAAGCTCAGCGCGAAAAGGCCTTACCGCGAAATGCACGTGGATGGCCTGCTGTTGGGCGGTGGCGTCGACATTTTCCCGGAGCTCTATCAAGAAACCGCCCGCGAAGATCGGCGTTATGATCGCCTGCGCGACGAGTTGGAAGTTTACTGGCTAAAGCTCGCGCAGGAAAAGCGACTGCCGGTGCTGGCAATCTGCCGCGGCGCGCAGCTAATGAACGTCGTGCATGGCGGCAATTTGCACATGGAGGTCAAGTCGGCCTATGAAGATGCGGATTACCCCAGTGGCGTTTGGGCGGCGACTTTTTTTCGTAAGCCGATCAAGCTAACGACGGGTAGCAAATTTCAGCGATTGATGGATACCGATGAGCTGATGGTCAACTCGATCCACAAGCAGGCAATTGCCAATGTGGGCGAGGGGCTGACCGCGGTTGCGCGTGAGCCAAACGGGGTCATTCAAGCCATCGAAGATGAGTCTCGTCCGTTTTATTTAGGCGTGCAGTTCCATCCTGAGTTTTTGATCTACCAAGAGCGCTATCGCCGCATCTTCAAAGCCTTGGTTCAGGCGGCTAAAGCGGACACTGATTCGCAGTAG
- a CDS encoding ATP-grasp domain-containing protein, protein MENATSKGRVIVTYGRSIIALAIAHSLGKRGVEVIGCDDVELTVLQFSKYVQDTFLHRLAKENPEGYLEDLIENIERYKPENGEPYVLIPSFRDATIIAKHRERLEKHIIVAAPDISSIDAVLSKAAFAKTAEANELPIPQTLVADSVEELQDRENFPEPAIVKPPDSHGGRGIRICQTKEEAVRYCHEIVDAGGEMPVVQAAVPGEDYCFAALCDHGQLVAHMAYQNLQQFPIDKGQGVVRKTVDDAPFRASAEKLLAAVNWHGIAQIDFRWDGQGEPMLIEVNPRFWAGLVHSVESGVDFPWLLFQIMTGQSPEPNEAKVDVTTNTPGLRWLSALQDCIDSNESFEELGRHWENFTAQLEGKRWEAAWRSFADFMTTEIDTESTKAKWRQLKKQSENAHSDLLLEDDPQAALGLLFVVSSLIRHGDLPEEFKV, encoded by the coding sequence ATGGAAAATGCGACAAGCAAAGGGCGAGTTATAGTCACCTACGGGCGCAGCATCATCGCGCTGGCCATCGCGCATTCCCTCGGGAAGCGTGGGGTAGAGGTAATTGGCTGCGACGATGTCGAGCTGACCGTCTTGCAGTTTTCAAAATACGTTCAAGACACCTTTCTCCATCGCTTAGCTAAAGAAAATCCTGAAGGCTATCTGGAGGATCTGATCGAAAACATTGAGCGCTACAAGCCGGAGAATGGCGAACCCTACGTTTTGATACCGTCCTTTCGCGATGCGACGATTATCGCCAAGCATCGTGAGCGCCTGGAGAAACACATCATCGTGGCGGCTCCGGATATTTCATCCATCGATGCAGTGCTCTCCAAGGCTGCTTTTGCGAAAACAGCAGAAGCGAATGAACTGCCCATCCCGCAAACATTGGTCGCCGATTCGGTAGAGGAGCTGCAGGACCGCGAGAATTTTCCGGAACCCGCTATTGTGAAACCACCGGACAGCCATGGCGGACGTGGCATTCGTATTTGCCAGACCAAGGAGGAAGCCGTCCGCTATTGCCACGAAATTGTCGATGCCGGTGGAGAGATGCCCGTCGTGCAAGCAGCGGTTCCAGGGGAGGATTATTGCTTCGCCGCGCTCTGCGACCACGGGCAACTGGTAGCGCATATGGCCTATCAGAATTTGCAGCAATTCCCGATCGATAAAGGGCAGGGAGTGGTGCGCAAGACCGTCGATGATGCACCCTTTCGCGCCAGTGCGGAGAAGTTGCTGGCGGCGGTTAACTGGCACGGCATCGCTCAGATTGATTTCCGCTGGGATGGCCAAGGCGAACCGATGTTGATCGAGGTGAACCCGCGCTTCTGGGCGGGCTTGGTGCATTCGGTCGAGTCGGGTGTCGATTTCCCCTGGTTGCTCTTTCAGATTATGACCGGGCAATCCCCGGAGCCCAACGAAGCGAAAGTCGATGTCACGACGAATACCCCTGGACTTCGATGGCTATCTGCACTGCAGGACTGCATCGACAGCAACGAAAGCTTCGAGGAGCTGGGCCGCCATTGGGAGAACTTTACCGCGCAGCTCGAAGGCAAGCGCTGGGAAGCTGCATGGCGTTCGTTTGCGGATTTTATGACGACTGAGATCGACACGGAGTCGACCAAAGCCAAGTGGCGCCAACTCAAAAAACAAAGTGAAAACGCGCACAGTGACCTGCTATTGGAGGACGATCCGCAGGCCGCGCTAGGTTTGTTATTTGTCGTTAGTTCGCTGATTCGCCACGGAGATTTACCGGAGGAATTCAAGGTATAG
- a CDS encoding DUF1328 domain-containing protein — MLSWALTFFVVALIAALLGFTGIAGAAAGIAKILFFVFLVLLIVSALVGALQGKKPM, encoded by the coding sequence ATGTTAAGCTGGGCACTCACATTCTTTGTAGTCGCATTAATTGCAGCCCTTCTGGGTTTTACCGGTATCGCTGGTGCTGCAGCGGGAATCGCTAAGATTCTGTTCTTTGTATTCCTCGTACTGCTGATCGTATCCGCCCTTGTTGGCGCGCTACAGGGCAAGAAACCCATGTAA
- a CDS encoding sigma-54-dependent transcriptional regulator yields MAYRYNAESRSNKATRANSKSKAESNGPGLLDSGMYDDEETGIDPASQVRGMNILIVDDEANILRTTSIALKSMGHTPFTAENSRRAEFILAEERIDAMFLDVMLGNENGLDYLTKLKARNEKVPVIVFTAHSSIESAVESMKRGAYDYIQKPFIPEEIRQMLAKLERSIALERKVEALEEQVADKDATIRLESEEPDMQKTFNVAFKAANSEASILILGPSGTGKTVLARNVHQRSPRAKEPFITVNCPSLSRELLESELFGHLKGSFTGAVKDTWGKVAAAEGGTLFLDEIGELPLEIQPKLLRLLQDREYERLGENRVRKCDIRVIAATNRDLAAEVEAGTFREDLFYRLKVISVEMPPLHERPSDILPLAENYLKHFAVREGRKNLRFSTEAGRQLVDYTWPGNLREMRNVIERAVILSVGDEIEANDLPDDFSQDESGGPRPGQMISLAELEEAHIRRILAKADSLDQAASVLGIDTATLYRKRKRMGLT; encoded by the coding sequence ATGGCATACCGTTACAACGCTGAAAGCCGCAGCAACAAAGCCACCCGCGCTAATTCAAAATCTAAAGCAGAGTCGAACGGCCCCGGTCTGCTCGATTCCGGGATGTATGACGACGAAGAGACCGGCATAGATCCAGCGTCACAGGTGCGCGGAATGAATATTCTAATTGTTGACGACGAAGCTAATATTTTGCGGACCACCTCCATCGCTCTCAAAAGCATGGGGCATACCCCTTTCACGGCAGAAAACTCACGCCGGGCGGAATTCATACTCGCCGAGGAGCGCATCGACGCGATGTTTCTCGACGTGATGCTGGGCAATGAGAACGGTCTGGATTACCTCACCAAACTCAAGGCCCGTAACGAAAAAGTCCCGGTCATCGTCTTCACGGCGCACTCGTCGATTGAGTCGGCAGTGGAGTCCATGAAGCGTGGTGCTTACGATTACATTCAGAAGCCGTTTATTCCGGAAGAGATTCGGCAGATGTTGGCCAAGCTCGAACGCAGCATCGCGTTGGAGCGTAAGGTCGAGGCGCTGGAAGAGCAGGTGGCGGACAAGGACGCCACTATCCGACTGGAGTCTGAAGAGCCGGATATGCAGAAGACGTTCAATGTAGCCTTCAAAGCGGCAAATTCCGAGGCGTCGATCTTAATTCTCGGCCCCAGCGGTACCGGTAAAACTGTGTTGGCGCGCAATGTCCACCAGCGCAGCCCGCGGGCCAAAGAACCCTTTATTACCGTTAACTGCCCGAGCCTCTCACGTGAGCTGCTGGAGAGTGAGCTTTTTGGCCACTTGAAGGGCTCGTTTACCGGCGCGGTCAAGGATACCTGGGGCAAGGTGGCCGCGGCGGAAGGTGGCACCTTGTTCCTGGACGAAATTGGCGAGTTGCCATTGGAAATTCAACCGAAGCTGCTCCGACTCTTGCAAGACCGCGAATACGAGCGCCTGGGCGAGAATCGTGTGCGCAAGTGCGATATTCGCGTGATTGCTGCGACGAACCGTGACTTGGCCGCCGAGGTCGAGGCCGGAACGTTTCGCGAAGACCTCTTTTACCGCCTCAAGGTGATCTCCGTTGAGATGCCTCCGCTGCATGAGCGTCCGTCGGACATCCTGCCGCTGGCCGAAAATTATCTGAAGCATTTTGCCGTGCGTGAGGGGCGCAAAAATCTGCGTTTCTCCACGGAAGCTGGTCGCCAGTTGGTCGACTACACCTGGCCGGGCAATTTGCGTGAAATGCGCAATGTCATCGAACGCGCGGTGATCCTCTCCGTGGGTGATGAAATCGAGGCGAACGACTTGCCGGATGATTTCTCGCAAGACGAGAGCGGTGGCCCGCGACCCGGGCAAATGATTTCGCTGGCCGAGCTGGAAGAGGCGCACATCCGCCGCATTTTGGCCAAGGCTGACAGCCTGGATCAAGCCGCCTCTGTGCTCGGCATCGACACGGCGACACTCTACCGCAAACGCAAGCGCATG
- a CDS encoding peptidoglycan-binding domain-containing protein produces MNKKIIITCAAGIVGVTAVNAEAEESSFFDDVANFFTGESDQQEQVAQAEYVKGPGDHEGYRNAHKAYPKLPLKKAETIEPEERYEITAESKHLPFPEEATVGECYAEMIVPAKFETVTERVLQQEASSRIDVTAAQYEWQEQKVMVKPAETRLEVVPAQYKTVSEKVMIEPARTEKISIPATYKTVSERVLVRPATKVWMDGEVEVENPNELTGDIVCLVEKPAEYKTVTRQVVDQPARTEEKTIPAQYKTVQKQVMVSDATTREITIPAQYDTVQVRTLKTPEKTNEVYIEPQYANVSRDILIEPAHTRWERVLCDDTISPELAWEVESRLNKQGFNPGAVDGNIDASTEEAIEQYQMANNLPMGGLTPATLQSLGIVNFKEQVSAPKVAKLD; encoded by the coding sequence ATGAACAAGAAAATCATTATTACCTGTGCCGCCGGCATTGTTGGAGTAACTGCTGTTAACGCTGAAGCTGAAGAAAGCAGTTTTTTCGATGATGTTGCTAATTTCTTTACTGGCGAGTCCGACCAGCAAGAGCAAGTTGCCCAAGCTGAATACGTGAAGGGCCCTGGTGACCACGAAGGCTATCGCAACGCCCACAAGGCATACCCGAAGTTGCCGCTGAAGAAGGCGGAAACCATCGAGCCCGAAGAGCGCTACGAGATCACCGCCGAGAGCAAGCACCTGCCCTTCCCTGAAGAAGCAACCGTAGGCGAATGCTACGCTGAGATGATCGTCCCGGCCAAGTTCGAGACCGTTACTGAGCGTGTGCTGCAGCAAGAAGCATCTTCCCGCATCGATGTGACCGCCGCCCAGTATGAGTGGCAGGAGCAAAAGGTGATGGTGAAGCCAGCTGAAACCCGCCTCGAAGTTGTGCCCGCCCAATACAAAACTGTTTCCGAAAAGGTCATGATCGAGCCGGCCCGCACGGAGAAGATTTCCATCCCCGCTACTTATAAGACCGTCAGCGAACGCGTCTTGGTCCGCCCAGCCACCAAGGTCTGGATGGATGGCGAGGTAGAAGTTGAAAACCCGAACGAGCTGACCGGCGACATCGTTTGCTTGGTGGAAAAGCCTGCCGAGTATAAGACGGTAACCCGCCAAGTTGTTGACCAACCGGCACGTACCGAGGAAAAGACTATCCCGGCTCAATACAAGACCGTGCAAAAGCAGGTAATGGTGTCCGACGCTACCACGCGTGAAATTACCATCCCTGCCCAGTATGACACCGTGCAAGTTCGCACGCTGAAGACGCCCGAAAAGACCAACGAAGTTTACATCGAGCCTCAGTATGCCAACGTGAGCCGCGATATTCTGATCGAGCCGGCCCACACCCGCTGGGAACGCGTGCTGTGCGACGATACGATTTCACCTGAGCTTGCCTGGGAAGTTGAAAGCCGCCTGAACAAGCAAGGCTTCAATCCCGGCGCAGTCGACGGCAACATCGACGCCTCCACCGAGGAAGCTATCGAGCAATACCAAATGGCCAACAACCTGCCAATGGGCGGCCTGACTCCGGCTACCTTGCAGAGCCTTGGCATCGTCAACTTCAAGGAGCAAGTATCTGCTCCCAAGGTTGCCAAGCTCGACTAA
- a CDS encoding phospholipase D-like domain-containing protein, with the protein MLNLDMPELPTTSLKERDEDIASPSRIAYMENALGIPFTYGNTVEPLNNGNEIFPAMLSAIRSSHDHIELLTYIYWSGDVAKEFADALSERSMAGVTVRVLLDSFGCSDIKREYLDEMAEAGVQIQWFRPVKKSLLKFDWRTHRKVLICDGRIAFTGGVGIAAEWEGDARNPDEWRETHFRVRGPAVKCLSGAFWDNWFEENEIPLKMMTANPNERPHGLPLQVVRSNSGYRVSDAHKVLHAMINLATERLDIVTPYFVPEPGLLKLMCEKARNGVSVRVLIPDAYTDKRFERLESARYFDDLTKAGAEVHLYQKTMIHTKLMLCDDELALFGSINFNRRSLLKDEEIGVVVGSPTFVREMRQTVERDLDDAIQLDRSKWSGPNTVEFLVQRLLTPFRDQL; encoded by the coding sequence ATGCTGAACCTCGACATGCCAGAACTGCCGACGACTTCGCTCAAAGAGCGCGATGAAGACATCGCATCGCCATCGCGGATCGCCTACATGGAAAATGCTCTGGGCATCCCTTTTACCTACGGAAATACCGTAGAGCCGCTAAATAACGGCAATGAAATTTTTCCGGCCATGCTGTCAGCTATACGCAGCAGCCATGACCACATCGAGCTACTGACTTACATTTACTGGAGTGGCGATGTCGCCAAGGAATTTGCCGATGCACTCAGCGAGCGCTCGATGGCAGGCGTCACCGTGCGGGTCCTGTTGGACTCCTTTGGCTGCTCCGACATCAAGCGCGAATACCTTGACGAAATGGCGGAAGCTGGCGTCCAGATTCAGTGGTTTCGCCCGGTCAAGAAGTCGTTGCTCAAGTTTGACTGGCGCACGCACCGCAAGGTGTTGATTTGCGACGGTCGTATTGCATTTACCGGCGGCGTCGGAATTGCCGCCGAATGGGAGGGCGACGCCCGTAACCCGGATGAATGGCGCGAAACGCATTTTCGCGTTCGTGGCCCGGCTGTGAAGTGCCTTAGCGGCGCTTTCTGGGACAATTGGTTCGAGGAAAACGAAATTCCGCTCAAGATGATGACGGCCAACCCCAATGAGCGCCCCCATGGGCTGCCCTTGCAAGTGGTGCGGTCCAACTCTGGCTACCGCGTCAGCGATGCGCACAAGGTGCTGCACGCGATGATCAATCTGGCCACCGAGCGCCTGGATATCGTGACGCCATATTTCGTTCCAGAGCCAGGCCTGCTCAAGCTCATGTGCGAAAAGGCGCGCAATGGTGTGTCCGTGCGCGTGCTCATCCCCGATGCCTACACAGACAAGCGCTTCGAGCGCTTGGAGTCGGCGCGATACTTTGACGACCTAACGAAGGCTGGTGCCGAGGTACATCTTTACCAAAAAACCATGATCCACACCAAGCTAATGCTCTGTGACGACGAGCTCGCGCTGTTTGGATCCATTAACTTCAACCGCCGATCCCTGCTCAAAGATGAGGAAATCGGTGTCGTCGTTGGCAGCCCGACTTTTGTTCGGGAAATGCGCCAAACCGTCGAGCGAGATCTGGATGATGCCATCCAATTAGACCGCAGTAAGTGGTCTGGGCCGAATACCGTGGAGTTTCTCGTTCAGCGCCTGCTCACCCCGTTCCGCGATCAACTCTAG